Proteins co-encoded in one Lysobacter solisilvae genomic window:
- the ribD gene encoding bifunctional diaminohydroxyphosphoribosylaminopyrimidine deaminase/5-amino-6-(5-phosphoribosylamino)uracil reductase RibD: MARALRLAEKGAYTTRPNPMVGCVLTQGEVVVGEGFHVRAGEPHAEVNALAAAGGQSRGATAYVTLEPCAHTGRTGPCADALIQAGVARVVAAMRDPFIQVDGEGFAKLEAAGIRVESGLMQSQARALNRGWLSRLERGRPWLRIKLATSLDGRSALASGESKWISGEASRLDVHRWRARAGAILTGAGTVLIDDPSLTVRFEDDTAFEPPMRVVLDPGLATVARGRVREGGAPTLYLHAPDAKPPRGMAAQTAVAPVHEGRFDLDAVLRLLAQREINEVQVEAGATLAGAFLAAHLVDEILLYVAPVLLGDRARPLFDGLHIDEMTQRLNVQIVDTRRIGDDVRLLLQPQAPSA; encoded by the coding sequence CCCATGGTCGGCTGCGTGCTGACCCAGGGTGAGGTGGTGGTGGGCGAGGGATTCCACGTCCGCGCGGGTGAGCCGCATGCCGAAGTCAATGCGCTCGCTGCGGCGGGTGGACAGTCGCGTGGTGCGACGGCCTACGTGACGCTGGAGCCTTGCGCGCACACGGGCCGCACCGGGCCCTGCGCCGATGCGCTGATCCAGGCCGGCGTGGCGCGCGTGGTCGCCGCGATGCGCGACCCCTTCATCCAGGTCGACGGCGAGGGATTCGCGAAGCTCGAAGCCGCAGGCATCCGGGTCGAAAGCGGGCTGATGCAGTCGCAGGCGCGCGCGCTCAATCGGGGCTGGCTTTCGCGCCTCGAACGCGGGCGGCCCTGGCTGCGCATCAAGCTCGCCACCAGCCTGGACGGTCGCAGCGCGTTGGCCAGTGGCGAATCGAAGTGGATCAGCGGCGAGGCCTCGCGTCTGGACGTGCACCGCTGGCGCGCACGCGCCGGGGCGATCCTCACCGGCGCCGGCACGGTGCTGATCGACGACCCCAGCCTGACCGTCCGTTTCGAAGACGACACCGCGTTCGAGCCGCCGATGCGCGTGGTGCTCGATCCGGGCCTGGCCACCGTGGCGCGGGGCCGCGTGCGTGAAGGCGGCGCCCCCACGCTCTACCTGCACGCCCCCGATGCCAAGCCGCCCCGAGGCATGGCCGCGCAGACCGCGGTGGCGCCCGTACACGAAGGACGATTCGACCTCGACGCGGTGCTGCGCCTGCTCGCCCAGCGCGAGATCAACGAAGTGCAGGTGGAAGCCGGCGCGACGCTGGCCGGCGCCTTCCTGGCGGCCCATCTTGTCGACGAGATCCTGCTGTACGTTGCGCCCGTGCTGCTGGGCGACCGCGCGCGTCCGCTGTTCGACGGCCTGCACATCGATGAGATGACCCAGCGCCTGAACGTGCAGATCGTCGACACCCGCCGCATCGGCGACGACGTCCGGCTGCTGCTGCAACCCCAGGCGCCGTCGGCCTGA